The region TTCTTTCCGCCGTACGGCGAGCAATCGGCTCGGTGAAATAGTCAAACAAACCTGCAGTGTAAATCATGTCATAGTCTTTTTCAGGAAAGCCCTGAGCGATAATATTGCGAATCGCTAGGTTGCTAAACTTGAAATTAAATCCTGACTGCATTTTGCGATCAATCGTATGCAATTGGCGGTGAGCATGTTTTAAAGATTCTTCGTCCTGGTCCACACATGTAAATTCAGCATCGCGCCCGATAAAGGCTGCAGAATTTTGTAAAAAGATCTGTTGTTCTTTCGCGGGGCCGCTGGCGATAGACATTAATTTCAACGTTTGATTCGAAGGCGTCTCTTGGAACAATTCTTTAATCTTTTTCGCTAAGTATTGACCACGGTTTCGTACCGCTGTGCCAGAAGCGTCTTCGACAAAGTATTTGTGGATACATTGATCGTACAATGTTTTGCCAACGACTTCGTCACGGTAAAGCTGATTCATCATTTCATAGTCGCCGGCATATCCACGGGGTTTATGATAGGCGCGATGAGCGAACGGGGCACCCCATAGCAAAGGACCCATTTGTTCACGAGCAAAAGTCATTGCCCATTTTAATTCAAACTTATTCATGCCCTTCATCAAACTTGGAATTAGCGGATAGGAGGGGCTGAGTGCTGCATTCATATACTTCGCAAAGGCCTCGGCCACCGTCTTACGGAATTCCATTTCCTTGTGGAAATCGTTCAAGGGCTTTTGTTCTTCGATGCGATCAATCTTTGGTTTCAAAGTGGCTAGGAAATCACGAAGCTCGTAAACGAAGACTTTAAATTCCATCGGAAGTTGCGCCACACCACGAGCATAAGCCGATTGTTCTTCCATCACCAGATGAGCTGCTTCATTGGCTTTAATTATTTCCACGTTTAAGGGCTCATTCATCACGTCTAAACCAATGATGATGGTATCTTGACCTTTGTCATCCACCAGGCGCTCTGACTGCGCCCAGCGTACCTGCAGCTTCTGTAAAGTGATTTCCTTAAACATGACATCACATTCAGTGGTAATGTGAGCTTTAAAGTACTGTTGCACCAGTGGAAGCTCTTCTGGCTCCACGATCACAGAGCAACCAAAGATGCTAACGTCGTGAATGGCTGCCTTATAACCACCAAAGGATAGGAAGCATGACTTAGGAGTGATCGTAGTGCGATCTTGTCTAATAGAACGTTGTTGCGCCTTTTTTTCGACGCTGAAGCTTTCTTGCTGTAACGCGGATTCACCCATGAATGTCCTCCTGACGTTCAAAATTCAACGAGGGGTATTCTTGGTATATTAAATAAAAATTTAATTAGTAGAAATGGCGGGTAACATTTACTAGACCTAAATCTATAAATGTTTTGTTCGATAAAAATAAAAAAGCCCGCTTTTCAGCAGGCTTTTTCGTACTTATGTAATCAAATTTCTAAACAGAGCGAAGGTGAAGCTTCCACAACTTCATGCCCATTTGGAATTCTAAGTGGGCAACTTCTAGCTCGCGCTTAATTTCTGCAAGCTTGTGATCGTAGGCTTCTTTCAACTCTTCACGTTTGCGTACTGCGTCCGCTTTGAATTGCTCGTAGTCTTCACGAAGCTTTTTGATCTTCGCCTGAGCTTCGATGATTTTTTCTCTCATCACATTTAGGTGTTCTTCAGCGAAGCCCACTTTTGTAAGCTCTGCGGACTCTGCTTGCAAACGAGCTTTCAAAATTTCTACGTTGGAGATTTGGCGAAGTTTATATGCCAAGCCCATGACGTTCAAAGTTTGAATAACCCATTTTGTTGGATCCCAGTGATACCATTTGATCCCGTTACGATAGTCGATTTGAAACTTATGGTGGAAGTTATGATAACCTTCACCGTGAGTTAGAACCGCTACAAACCAAGAATCACGCGCTGAAATCTCTTTCGAGTAAGTTTGTTTGCCCAAAGTATGGCACAAAGAATTGACGAAGAATGTTGATTGCTGAGTTAAGAAAATTCTCAAACCACCAGCGATAACCAAACCACCCATCCATGAGCCCATAGCCGCGCCAATCAAAGTGGGAACAACAAAGCCCGTAGCGAACGCCAACCAACCGTAATATTTGTGTTGGAACTCAACCATCCAATCCTTTTGAAGATCTGGAGCATGGATTTTTTGATCTACGGAGTCCTTAAAGAACATCCAGCCCATATGGGCGTACCAGAAGCCTTCATTGATATTGTAAGGGTCTTTTTCACCATCGATATGTGTATGGTGGCGGCGGTGATCCGAAGACCATTTCAATGCAGACCCTTGAAAGGCAGAAGCACCGATCAAAAGAAAGATCGCTTTAGCAACGGGATGCGCATCGTAGCTTTTATGTGAAAACAAACGGTGGTAACCAGCCGTGATGCTCAAATTAGTAGCAGCGGCGAAAACTAGTGCAAAAAGGGCAATACCCCACTCGAAGCCGTGCATATAGAAGTAAATCGGCATCAGGATGAACGTGATTAGCGGGTTCAATGTCAGGAACAACGCTACCGACCATTCAATTCTTTTCTTTGTCATTTGTACCTCTCACTAAAAATCTATCAGAATGGCAATCTTTTCGATACATAATTCCCCTTAGCGCCAACGAGTGTCGCGTCCTGAATCACCATTTAAGACTGGGTTGGAGCGCCTTGTTAAGAGCGAGTTCAACCACATTCGATCTGCCCGATAGATGAAAGTTAATTATTTTTTATAAACCGCAGGGAAATCAGACTTTTGTCCCAAAGTCATTTGGCAAAATTGATGTTAGCGTCATTGATATGTACATCGATGTTGTGCGACCGGAAACTTGGGATGAGTTGAATGATTCTTTAAAAACCCAGATTGGATTAGCTGATCCTTTGCGCGTGCGCGTTTTCAAGGGACTGGCACATGCGGTTTTTGAAATTGCTCAGGGAAGCGCGCAATTCATGGCGCATAAAAAGTCGATTGGCTTTATCAAGGGTCAGACCCCCGTTTTTGAAAACTTACTGCCTTACTATTATAAAGAAACTTACGAAGTAAATATCATGTCACACCTGCAGTTGGAGGATGTGAAAGCTTGGGCTGATGGTTTAAAAAAAGACACTAACTTTGTGGTGTTTGCCGAAGACCATCCCGTGACAGGGGAGCTATATCCCTTTGTCGATGAGCTTGATAAAGTTCTGAATGAAAAAAGAATCTATGCGTTCCGCATTTCTCACTCACGCCATTTTCACCATAAAACAGATATGCGCCCTTACTCTGTGCGCTTGTGCTCCTATTCAGGAAATCTGGCCGTTGCTGTTTTAGGTGAAAGATTCCGTTGTCCGCCGATGATGGTGCAAAATATGGAATGGAATCAAGGGGATGTTTCTCAGGAGCTAATGCTCTCTCAAGAAGGGCGTAAATTGAATGAGTCCCTTGTGAGTTCTTTTGAAGCTTCCTTAGCTGACATTGCACAACCTTACTTTTCTTCTGGGAAAGCACGTCTATTTGATCGTGCGGTCTTAGTTTTTAAAGATGTCAGTGCCGAGGCCTTACTGGAAAAAACCTTTGCGAAACTGAGTCTTTCCAGCGCCGAAGGGTGGGGAATGGCTGATAGTACGAATATGTGCCATTGGTCAGATATGAAGATGTTTTCGAACTGGTGGGAGCCAGCTCCAAGCCTTGAAAGTCTCCGTGGGCTTGTGATTGCCAGCCCTACGATCCTGGAGAATCCTCAGTTTGCCAGCGCACTTCGCGAAAGTTACCAAGAACTGCTTGAAGAGCAGTCTTGGAACGTTTAGATATGGGGCATGTCCCAAGCTAAAGATAAATTCATTATATTGCGTAAAATGAAGTACGGAGAGT is a window of Bdellovibrio sp. SKB1291214 DNA encoding:
- a CDS encoding fatty acid desaturase, yielding MTKKRIEWSVALFLTLNPLITFILMPIYFYMHGFEWGIALFALVFAAATNLSITAGYHRLFSHKSYDAHPVAKAIFLLIGASAFQGSALKWSSDHRRHHTHIDGEKDPYNINEGFWYAHMGWMFFKDSVDQKIHAPDLQKDWMVEFQHKYYGWLAFATGFVVPTLIGAAMGSWMGGLVIAGGLRIFLTQQSTFFVNSLCHTLGKQTYSKEISARDSWFVAVLTHGEGYHNFHHKFQIDYRNGIKWYHWDPTKWVIQTLNVMGLAYKLRQISNVEILKARLQAESAELTKVGFAEEHLNVMREKIIEAQAKIKKLREDYEQFKADAVRKREELKEAYDHKLAEIKRELEVAHLEFQMGMKLWKLHLRSV
- a CDS encoding class I SAM-dependent methyltransferase, giving the protein MGESALQQESFSVEKKAQQRSIRQDRTTITPKSCFLSFGGYKAAIHDVSIFGCSVIVEPEELPLVQQYFKAHITTECDVMFKEITLQKLQVRWAQSERLVDDKGQDTIIIGLDVMNEPLNVEIIKANEAAHLVMEEQSAYARGVAQLPMEFKVFVYELRDFLATLKPKIDRIEEQKPLNDFHKEMEFRKTVAEAFAKYMNAALSPSYPLIPSLMKGMNKFELKWAMTFAREQMGPLLWGAPFAHRAYHKPRGYAGDYEMMNQLYRDEVVGKTLYDQCIHKYFVEDASGTAVRNRGQYLAKKIKELFQETPSNQTLKLMSIASGPAKEQQIFLQNSAAFIGRDAEFTCVDQDEESLKHAHRQLHTIDRKMQSGFNFKFSNLAIRNIIAQGFPEKDYDMIYTAGLFDYFTEPIARRTAERMLDAVKPGGKIIIGNFCADNYKYGPFLELFLDWTLIYRTEADLMRVFEGLGSKMWVEKEPLGVNLFIVIQK